CAGGTGTCTGTGCAAGGCCAGGCAACGCCCACAGATTATCTTCGCCACCCATCGCCTTAACGCCGTCTTGCGAAATCACCACCAGATCGGGCTGGCTGGCAATGACGCCTTCCTGTGACAGCGGCTGATAGCGGTTAACGCCCTGCATTGCGTTGAGCAGGCCGGCGGCGCGGATAGCTGCATCGGCTCCGGTTTGCTGGCCCGCCGCCATTGCGGTCATCCCGCCATGATTGAGAATAAACAGCACACGTCTATTTAGTTCAGATGACGGGAGCGTCGCCAGTTCCTGACGTAACATTGCGCGCAGCGTTTCGCCCTCGGCCTCCCGATGGGTTGCCTCGGCGATGACGCGAATTTTTTCATCAATCACGTTAAGATCGTTGCTTGCCGGGATCGTGACAACTCTGACGTTGCTCTGCTCGAGCTGTTTTAGTGCCAGAGAGGGTTGCGCCTGCGCGCTGGCAAGGACCAGTGTCGGGCGGGTAGCCAGGATCCCTTCGGCGTTGAGTTGGCGTAAGTAACCCACATCCGGTAGCGCGTTTGCCGCTTCAGGCCACTGGCTGGTGCTGTCTCGCGCCACCAGGGAAGATTGTGCTCCCAGTGCGTATACAATCTCGGTCACATCGCCACCGAGTGCAACAACCCGTTCCCCGGCAGCAGCCAGCGCTGCGATGGGCAGCAGCGCGATCAGGGCCAGCAGTTTTTTCATGCGGCCAGTCCTTTCGGCGTGAGGGCGCCAATTTGTGCGCGCCATTGCGTC
The Citrobacter arsenatis DNA segment above includes these coding regions:
- a CDS encoding heme/hemin ABC transporter substrate-binding protein, with protein sequence MKKLLALIALLPIAALAAAGERVVALGGDVTEIVYALGAQSSLVARDSTSQWPEAANALPDVGYLRQLNAEGILATRPTLVLASAQAQPSLALKQLEQSNVRVVTIPASNDLNVIDEKIRVIAEATHREAEGETLRAMLRQELATLPSSELNRRVLFILNHGGMTAMAAGQQTGADAAIRAAGLLNAMQGVNRYQPLSQEGVIASQPDLVVISQDGVKAMGGEDNLWALPGLAQTPAGRNKQVLQVDDMALLGFSVRTPQAILQLRVKAEQLP